In one window of Ruminococcus hominis DNA:
- a CDS encoding ABC transporter ATP-binding protein, which produces MSNLLEIKNLKKYFATPRGELHAVDNVNLNIEKGKTIGVVGESGCGKSTLGKTLMRLHTPTSGEVLYNGVDIASMPMKEFKKNYRTNIQMIFQDPYASLDPRMNVLQLIEEPIKVNHKDMSKADVTARAKEMMELVGLAKRLEGSYPHELDGGRRQRIGIARALSLNPDFIVCDEPVSALDVSIQAQILNLLQDLQAERGLTYMFITHDMSVVKHISDDIAVMYLGQLIEKCPANEIFKNTIHPYSQALLSAIPIPNVHVKKERMILKGELTSPIDPKPCCRFAARCPYATDECMAKEPELREVKPNHFVACHYAEKFMK; this is translated from the coding sequence ATGAGTAATTTGCTAGAAATTAAAAATCTGAAAAAATATTTTGCCACTCCTCGTGGAGAACTGCATGCAGTTGATAATGTCAATTTAAATATTGAAAAAGGAAAGACGATTGGTGTCGTAGGAGAGTCCGGATGTGGAAAATCTACACTTGGAAAAACGCTGATGAGATTGCATACACCAACTTCTGGTGAAGTACTATATAATGGCGTGGATATTGCAAGCATGCCAATGAAAGAGTTTAAGAAAAATTATCGAACCAATATTCAGATGATTTTTCAGGATCCGTATGCATCACTGGATCCACGTATGAATGTGTTGCAGTTGATCGAAGAACCAATCAAAGTAAACCATAAAGATATGTCAAAAGCAGATGTGACAGCCAGGGCAAAAGAGATGATGGAATTGGTTGGCCTGGCAAAACGTCTGGAAGGTTCTTATCCACATGAGTTGGATGGTGGAAGACGTCAGCGTATCGGAATTGCAAGAGCGTTATCATTAAATCCGGACTTTATTGTATGTGACGAGCCGGTATCAGCACTGGATGTATCTATTCAGGCACAGATTCTGAATTTGCTTCAGGATCTTCAGGCTGAAAGAGGACTGACTTATATGTTTATTACACATGACATGTCTGTTGTAAAACATATTTCAGATGATATTGCAGTAATGTATTTGGGACAGTTGATCGAAAAGTGTCCGGCAAATGAGATTTTCAAAAATACAATTCATCCGTATTCACAGGCATTACTTTCAGCTATTCCAATTCCGAATGTGCATGTGAAAAAAGAGCGAATGATTTTGAAAGGTGAGCTGACATCACCAATCGATCCGAAACCATGCTGCCGTTTTGCAGCACGTTGCCCGTATGCGACAGACGAATGTATGGCGAAAGAACCGGAGTTACGTGAAGTAAAACCAAATCATTTCGTAGCATGTCATTATGCAGAAAAATTTATGAAATAA
- a CDS encoding ABC transporter ATP-binding protein, which translates to MSENMLNVEDLVIHYETDEEVVEAVNNISFQLKKGEVLGLVGETGAGKTTTALGIMGLLPSKVGHVIQGKIELDGENLFDKSEREMRKIRGKKISMIFQDPMTALNPVKTVGDQISEVVLLHNHCSKAEALKRAQDMLAMVGIVPERYKDYPHQFSGGMKQRIVIAIALACEPELLIADEPTTALDVTIQAQILDMMRSLQKKHGTSMILITHDLGVVAEMCDHCAVMYAGELVEYGTVEEIFDHPKHPYTKALYQSIPSLDKDVERLHVVPGMVTDPSNLPEYCSFADRCESKCGLCEKADPKMIQLNENHCVKCLQYTKEWEGKINE; encoded by the coding sequence ATGAGTGAAAATATGTTAAATGTAGAAGATCTTGTAATTCATTACGAGACGGATGAGGAAGTAGTGGAAGCTGTAAATAACATCAGCTTCCAACTGAAAAAAGGTGAAGTTCTTGGACTGGTAGGAGAGACTGGTGCAGGAAAGACGACAACAGCATTGGGAATTATGGGATTGCTTCCATCAAAAGTAGGACATGTGATTCAGGGAAAGATTGAACTGGATGGTGAAAATCTGTTTGATAAATCAGAACGAGAGATGCGTAAGATCCGTGGTAAGAAGATTTCCATGATTTTCCAGGATCCAATGACAGCATTAAACCCTGTAAAAACAGTTGGAGATCAGATTTCAGAAGTAGTTCTTCTGCACAATCATTGCTCAAAGGCAGAGGCACTGAAACGTGCACAGGATATGTTGGCAATGGTAGGAATCGTTCCTGAACGTTACAAAGATTATCCACATCAGTTTTCAGGTGGTATGAAACAGCGAATCGTTATTGCAATCGCTCTGGCCTGCGAGCCGGAACTTCTGATCGCAGACGAGCCGACAACAGCGCTGGATGTAACAATCCAGGCACAGATTCTGGATATGATGAGATCACTGCAGAAAAAACATGGAACATCGATGATACTGATCACACACGATCTTGGTGTTGTGGCAGAGATGTGCGATCACTGTGCAGTTATGTATGCTGGTGAGCTGGTAGAATATGGAACAGTCGAAGAGATTTTCGATCATCCGAAACATCCATATACAAAAGCATTGTATCAGTCTATCCCATCGCTGGATAAAGATGTGGAGAGATTGCACGTTGTTCCGGGTATGGTAACAGACCCATCGAACTTGCCGGAATATTGCAGTTTTGCAGATCGTTGTGAATCAAAATGTGGACTGTGTGAAAAAGCAGATCCTAAGATGATTCAGCTAAATGAGAATCATTGTGTCAAATGTTTACAGTACACAAAAGAATGGGAGGGGAAAATAAATGAGTAA
- a CDS encoding ABC transporter permease, translating into MSKMRTPAMEKIEKKNTKRKKPVKSTPMCESWKRFKRNPTALLGLVVVCILILVAIFAPLIAPYDYKAQDYGAMMQAPSSVHFFGTDQFGRDIFSRVIYGTRYSLIIALFCTIAALFSGGLLGIIAGYFGGTVDTIIMRIMDIFQSIPMIMMAMCIVAVLGNGIPQLVAAIMFASMPTMARNNRAAILRVRGSDYIESSEAIGVSQIQMILKHMIPNAAGIMIIYFVGFLAVSIMMMSSMSYIGVGLTAPTPEWGLILNDGKAYLTSAPYMMMFPALMIMITCFAFNLMGDGLRDAFDPKMK; encoded by the coding sequence ATGTCAAAAATGAGAACTCCTGCAATGGAGAAAATAGAAAAGAAAAATACAAAGAGAAAGAAACCGGTGAAATCAACACCGATGTGTGAGTCATGGAAACGATTTAAACGTAACCCAACCGCTTTACTTGGATTGGTTGTAGTCTGTATCCTGATTCTTGTTGCAATCTTTGCACCACTCATTGCCCCTTATGACTATAAGGCACAGGATTATGGAGCTATGATGCAGGCACCAAGCAGTGTTCATTTCTTTGGAACAGATCAGTTTGGACGAGATATTTTCAGCCGTGTTATCTATGGTACAAGATATTCTCTGATCATTGCTTTGTTCTGTACGATCGCAGCATTGTTCAGTGGCGGATTACTTGGAATTATTGCCGGATATTTTGGCGGGACAGTAGATACGATCATCATGCGTATCATGGATATCTTCCAGTCTATTCCGATGATCATGATGGCAATGTGTATCGTAGCTGTACTTGGTAATGGTATTCCACAGTTGGTAGCAGCAATTATGTTCGCATCTATGCCGACCATGGCAAGAAATAACCGTGCAGCGATTCTTCGAGTTCGAGGAAGTGATTATATTGAGTCATCCGAAGCAATCGGTGTAAGCCAGATTCAGATGATCTTGAAACATATGATTCCGAATGCAGCAGGAATTATGATTATTTATTTTGTTGGATTTTTAGCTGTATCTATTATGATGATGTCATCTATGAGTTACATTGGTGTAGGTCTTACAGCACCAACTCCGGAATGGGGATTGATCTTGAATGATGGTAAGGCATATCTGACATCTGCACCATATATGATGATGTTCCCTGCATTGATGATCATGATCACATGTTTCGCATTCAACCTGATGGGTGATGGACTGCGTGATGCATTCGATCCGAAAATGAAATAA
- a CDS encoding antibiotic biosynthesis monooxygenase family protein has translation MTTVFTTNVVTDRDAYLPLAKAFAEDVIANDKGCHGMQVFINPETKDEVTFVSQWDSQEDFLAHVQGDTFKKHIPGMGAYYVSGTDTFLEEA, from the coding sequence ATGACAACAGTATTTACAACAAATGTAGTAACCGACAGAGACGCATATTTACCACTTGCAAAAGCATTTGCAGAAGATGTGATTGCCAATGACAAAGGATGCCACGGAATGCAGGTTTTTATAAACCCAGAAACCAAAGATGAAGTTACCTTTGTTTCTCAATGGGATTCTCAGGAAGACTTTCTCGCACATGTGCAAGGAGATACTTTTAAAAAACATATTCCAGGTATGGGGGCTTACTATGTAAGCGGTACGGATACATTTCTTGAGGAGGCATAG
- a CDS encoding polya polymerase: protein MRVKQITNVDGFYKALAKCQGRVELITDDRDVLNLASTLTQFIGLTTVFSNPDIEAYEIVCYNPDDFQYIKEFLVPVEK from the coding sequence ATGCGAGTAAAACAGATTACAAATGTGGACGGATTTTATAAGGCATTGGCAAAATGTCAGGGAAGGGTAGAGCTGATCACGGATGATCGCGATGTATTGAATCTGGCATCTACACTGACACAGTTTATCGGACTTACAACAGTATTCAGCAATCCTGATATTGAAGCGTATGAGATTGTTTGCTATAATCCGGATGATTTCCAGTACATAAAAGAATTTCTGGTTCCGGTAGAAAAATAA
- a CDS encoding ABC transporter permease, translating into MLKYIVKRILYLIPILFGVSIIIFALKTFTPGDPARQILGNSASEAQVQEKREELGLNDPVPVQYFNYVKGIVTKGDFGDSYRTGKPVLQEIAPRLLTSAKITLGAVLIGAVLGVLLGIISALKKYTWIDSGVLVISMFFQSVPEFVVALVLIMIFAVNLHILPANGIDTWKGYIMPMLCIGLSSVASYTRITRSSMLEVLGEDYIRTARAKGQSEKNITYHHALRNAMIPVAQSVGTSLGNTIGGGMVLETVFGVPGVGKYIVDSITQRNYPSVLGGALIIAIVLTLINLLVDISFVLIDPRLKTTIIAGGKTKKRKKVKATA; encoded by the coding sequence ATGCTGAAATATATAGTAAAAAGAATCTTGTATCTGATCCCGATTTTATTTGGTGTATCGATTATCATTTTTGCACTGAAAACATTTACACCGGGAGATCCTGCAAGACAGATCTTAGGAAACAGTGCATCGGAGGCACAGGTTCAGGAAAAAAGAGAAGAGCTCGGGTTAAATGATCCGGTTCCGGTACAGTATTTTAATTATGTAAAAGGTATTGTTACAAAAGGAGATTTTGGTGATTCCTACAGAACAGGAAAACCGGTATTACAGGAAATCGCACCTAGACTTTTAACATCTGCCAAGATTACATTGGGAGCGGTTCTGATCGGAGCGGTGCTTGGTGTATTGCTTGGAATTATATCGGCACTAAAGAAATATACGTGGATCGATTCCGGGGTACTGGTCATATCCATGTTCTTCCAGTCGGTTCCGGAATTTGTTGTAGCTTTGGTATTGATTATGATCTTTGCTGTAAACTTGCATATTCTTCCGGCAAATGGTATTGATACATGGAAAGGTTATATCATGCCGATGCTGTGTATCGGATTATCTTCCGTAGCAAGTTATACACGTATCACAAGATCTTCTATGTTGGAAGTATTGGGAGAAGATTATATCAGAACAGCACGTGCAAAAGGACAGTCAGAGAAGAATATTACATATCACCATGCACTTCGTAATGCCATGATCCCGGTTGCACAGTCAGTTGGTACCAGTCTTGGTAATACAATTGGTGGTGGAATGGTACTGGAGACCGTATTCGGTGTTCCTGGTGTTGGAAAATATATCGTAGATTCCATCACACAGCGTAACTATCCATCTGTTCTTGGTGGAGCACTGATCATCGCTATTGTATTGACACTCATTAACCTGTTGGTTGATATCAGTTTCGTATTGATCGATCCACGTCTGAAGACAACGATTATTGCCGGTGGAAAAACAAAGAAACGTAAAAAAGTAAAAGCAACAGCGTAG
- a CDS encoding ABC transporter substrate-binding protein encodes MKAKKVMAMAMASAMILSLTACGGSSSDSSSKGDSSSSDAKATVSVVKPNQDAANTEKTDETLTIGLSSEPSSLYGAAGGKTENEEQIIGNAMLDSLVKFNYATNELEPSLATDWEWVDDTHLKFTLRDDVTMSDGTPLVADDVVYTCNKIWIEQNTTNDTGKYIKGATADDEHTVTIEFNTTAPDFLKMMSWTNFGIVSEDEVNAAGGLDAVQTNPVIGSGPYKFKEWKNGQSVTLERNDNYWDKDYAGYYKEIVFTFTSDAAAREMAVESGDADIAYDMPVSQAATYAENDSVNTTIYDFGQTTHLWYNMGDNAGATKDQKVREAIDKALDFDAIAQVGTAGFGEAALSYWDPSCDYYTANYTKEERAVDVDGAKELLDEAGYGDGVEITALGLQDNTPVLTVMQANLAEAGITLKIDTPDTAQFVEGAFGGDYDLICVGDTPAIRTPASVMPFLQKLNVDGPGMVIGGAKWTSDEFDSTITDLISESDTDKATELATKLDEMVKDETVCSNLYPEMKASVYAKDLKGFNTSERGFVDATGFYE; translated from the coding sequence ATGAAGGCAAAAAAGGTTATGGCAATGGCAATGGCCAGTGCAATGATTCTTTCACTTACAGCATGTGGAGGAAGTTCATCTGACAGCTCATCAAAAGGAGATTCATCTAGTTCAGACGCAAAGGCAACAGTAAGTGTTGTAAAGCCGAATCAGGATGCAGCAAACACTGAAAAGACAGATGAGACATTGACTATTGGACTTTCTTCTGAGCCATCATCTCTGTATGGTGCAGCAGGCGGTAAGACAGAGAATGAAGAGCAGATTATTGGTAATGCGATGTTGGATTCACTTGTAAAATTCAATTATGCAACAAATGAGCTTGAGCCATCTCTTGCAACTGACTGGGAATGGGTTGATGATACACATCTGAAATTCACACTACGTGATGACGTAACAATGAGCGATGGAACTCCACTTGTTGCAGATGATGTTGTTTACACATGTAATAAGATTTGGATAGAGCAGAATACAACAAATGATACAGGAAAATATATCAAAGGCGCAACTGCTGATGACGAACATACAGTTACGATCGAATTTAATACAACAGCACCAGATTTTCTGAAGATGATGAGCTGGACAAACTTTGGAATCGTATCAGAGGATGAGGTTAATGCAGCAGGCGGTCTTGATGCAGTTCAGACAAATCCTGTAATCGGTAGTGGGCCATACAAATTCAAAGAGTGGAAAAACGGACAGTCTGTTACATTGGAAAGAAATGATAATTACTGGGATAAAGACTATGCAGGATATTACAAAGAAATCGTATTTACATTTACAAGTGATGCAGCAGCAAGAGAAATGGCTGTAGAATCAGGAGATGCTGATATCGCATACGATATGCCAGTAAGCCAGGCTGCTACATATGCAGAAAATGACTCTGTAAATACAACAATCTATGACTTTGGTCAGACAACACATCTGTGGTATAACATGGGTGATAATGCCGGAGCAACAAAAGATCAGAAAGTTCGTGAAGCAATCGACAAAGCATTAGACTTTGATGCAATTGCACAGGTAGGAACAGCCGGATTTGGTGAAGCTGCACTTTCATACTGGGATCCAAGCTGCGATTACTACACAGCAAACTATACAAAAGAAGAAAGAGCTGTTGACGTAGACGGAGCAAAAGAACTTCTTGATGAAGCAGGATATGGTGATGGAGTTGAAATTACAGCACTGGGACTTCAGGATAATACTCCTGTATTAACTGTAATGCAGGCTAATCTTGCAGAAGCAGGAATTACATTGAAAATTGATACACCGGATACAGCTCAGTTTGTAGAGGGCGCATTTGGTGGCGATTATGATCTGATCTGCGTTGGAGATACTCCTGCAATTAGAACACCTGCAAGCGTTATGCCATTCCTTCAGAAACTGAATGTTGACGGACCTGGTATGGTTATCGGTGGAGCAAAATGGACATCAGATGAATTTGATTCAACAATTACAGATTTGATTAGTGAGTCCGATACAGATAAAGCTACAGAACTTGCTACAAAACTGGATGAGATGGTAAAAGATGAGACAGTCTGCTCGAATCTGTATCCAGAAATGAAAGCCAGTGTATATGCGAAAGATCTGAAAGGATTTAATACAAGTGAAAGAGGTTTCGTTGACGCAACTGGATTCTACGAATAA
- a CDS encoding GH39 family glycosyl hydrolase, with protein MNDFEIKFYENSITMDDIQNEYLLLFIIHGSAAVTLTAETNHLSKKDILMINWNRHFKLQTSPGSFMLIISVRAELFRKLTHKQLPYFQCCSSRHSSVKYEQLRYLIYDLLGEYALDMKEMSAKKLSILYKICDHLICSFLLSDKQSLLETSDERLDYVFSYIEEHFSEHITLPDAARQIHIAPTSLSRLFKKNTGITFVQYITNIRLRHAVSDLTGSQLSISDIALNNGFSTASQFNKIFRQNFNLSPGEYRKNHAIRNTHLEMQISKKSADILNEYRSKTRMVVVKEQKIRLQSADIDCVKGKEFKNPLGSMIYLGFASRILSGTYQRQIQFLKHTLDFQYGCINGLFSPEFSLLDSDQTTQLNFVNLDHVLDFLVENGIRPMIVIDNQVLNILKKLNEIHEMSTAHFFSDSREFNHIIEKILDHVVNRYGLKEVTNWKFVIWYFVYRQSLLGLSGEFNNLWDDFFETVRSKVPNASIGGVGYSPSVHRDTVIQFYRNWANARHMPDFITMNSFPYREAEEPTKMNAIRQNIDHFFSNDLSEMHSILAESGFPKRPIVVIEWNLSFVHRNSLNDMASKAAIMINQMVDTLGEAEDICYWYASDIFAGDMDANRILNGACGLLSSDGFCKPPYYALLFFKQLHNYLIERNDHYIITKDELGHFAILLFNNKSLNYEYYSKDEAAIGMNDEQIIFNDRDALEITLRLQGVSNKNYRIRKQLFGPNFGSILDEWKRLGTDLELTLDEISYLKRKSIPHRKNETLCAENNTLILQEVLQEHEIMLIQID; from the coding sequence ATGAATGATTTCGAAATCAAATTTTATGAAAATTCGATTACAATGGATGATATACAAAATGAATATTTGCTTCTATTTATCATTCACGGCAGCGCTGCTGTAACATTAACTGCTGAAACAAATCATTTATCCAAAAAAGATATTCTAATGATCAATTGGAATCGACACTTTAAGCTGCAAACTTCTCCCGGAAGCTTTATGCTAATAATTTCTGTTCGTGCAGAACTATTTCGGAAATTAACACATAAACAACTTCCATATTTTCAATGTTGTAGTTCGCGGCATTCTAGCGTAAAGTATGAACAACTACGCTATTTGATCTATGACTTGCTTGGGGAATACGCACTTGATATGAAAGAAATGAGTGCAAAGAAACTAAGTATTCTATATAAAATTTGCGATCACTTGATTTGTTCTTTTCTGTTATCCGACAAGCAATCTTTGCTCGAGACTTCCGATGAACGGCTTGATTATGTTTTTTCTTACATTGAAGAACATTTTTCGGAACATATTACACTTCCGGATGCTGCCAGACAGATTCATATTGCCCCAACATCACTGTCCCGGCTTTTTAAGAAAAACACCGGAATCACCTTTGTACAGTATATAACAAATATTCGCCTTCGCCATGCTGTATCGGATTTAACCGGAAGCCAGTTATCAATCTCAGATATCGCACTAAATAATGGATTTTCAACAGCTTCGCAATTTAACAAAATTTTCAGACAGAATTTCAACCTCTCCCCTGGTGAATATCGTAAAAATCATGCCATACGCAATACTCATCTGGAGATGCAAATTTCAAAAAAATCTGCTGATATTCTAAATGAATACCGCTCCAAAACAAGAATGGTCGTAGTAAAAGAGCAAAAAATCAGACTTCAGTCCGCTGATATCGACTGTGTCAAGGGAAAAGAATTTAAAAATCCTTTGGGTTCCATGATTTATCTTGGATTTGCCTCCCGTATTCTATCCGGAACCTATCAAAGACAAATTCAATTTTTAAAGCATACTCTGGATTTTCAATATGGCTGTATCAACGGTCTGTTTTCTCCAGAATTTTCTCTTCTGGATTCAGATCAGACAACGCAACTGAATTTTGTTAATCTCGACCATGTTTTGGATTTTCTTGTAGAAAATGGAATCCGTCCGATGATCGTTATCGATAATCAAGTTTTAAATATTTTAAAGAAACTAAATGAAATTCATGAAATGTCTACCGCACATTTCTTTTCGGATTCTCGTGAATTCAATCACATCATCGAAAAGATATTAGATCATGTAGTCAATCGATATGGTTTAAAAGAAGTAACGAATTGGAAATTTGTAATCTGGTATTTTGTATATAGACAATCCTTACTTGGACTTTCCGGAGAATTTAATAACCTGTGGGATGATTTTTTCGAAACTGTTCGCTCCAAAGTCCCGAATGCCTCAATCGGTGGTGTCGGATACAGCCCTTCTGTTCACAGAGATACGGTCATTCAATTTTATCGCAATTGGGCCAATGCCAGACATATGCCTGATTTCATAACGATGAATTCATTTCCCTATCGTGAAGCAGAGGAACCGACAAAAATGAACGCGATTCGTCAAAATATCGACCACTTTTTTTCGAACGATCTATCTGAAATGCACTCCATTTTAGCAGAGAGTGGTTTTCCAAAACGCCCAATCGTTGTCATTGAATGGAATCTTAGTTTTGTCCATCGAAATTCACTTAACGATATGGCTTCAAAAGCGGCTATTATGATAAATCAGATGGTTGATACGCTCGGAGAAGCAGAGGATATTTGTTACTGGTATGCAAGCGACATTTTTGCCGGTGACATGGATGCAAACCGTATTCTAAATGGTGCATGTGGTCTGCTTAGTTCTGATGGTTTTTGTAAACCCCCGTATTATGCACTGCTGTTCTTTAAACAGCTGCACAATTATCTCATTGAACGAAATGACCATTATATTATTACAAAAGATGAGCTCGGACATTTTGCCATCCTTCTTTTCAATAATAAGTCATTAAATTATGAATACTATTCCAAAGATGAAGCCGCCATCGGAATGAATGATGAACAAATTATTTTCAATGACCGCGATGCATTGGAAATCACACTTCGTCTCCAAGGAGTTTCAAACAAGAATTATCGAATTCGGAAACAACTATTCGGCCCGAACTTTGGCAGTATTTTGGATGAATGGAAACGTCTCGGAACCGATCTTGAATTGACCTTAGATGAGATATCTTATCTGAAGCGTAAGAGTATCCCACACAGAAAGAATGAAACACTTTGTGCGGAGAATAATACACTGATTCTGCAAGAGGTATTGCAGGAGCATGAGATTATGCTGATACAAATTGATTGA
- a CDS encoding glycoside hydrolase family 43 protein, which yields MSYKLNNPIIPGYYPDPSIIRVEDDFYLACSSFEMFPGIPIFHSKDLAHWEQIGNALTEENGFHMEKNCGVGGLMAPTIRYNNGTYYIINANFADKGNYICTAKDPAGPWSEPHWMDDVPGIDASIFFDNDGSCYVMGTGDVWDNGTGVKERGIWLAPYDIENFRVTGEPYTIYNSAMRGGASPEAPHLYHIGDYYYLIIAEGGTEHYHAVMVARSKELFSFFEGNPANPVMTHRHMGFKSPIINVGHADLVELKDGSWYAVMLGSRLIDEKYKNLGRETFICPVIWERDWPVFSPETGKIEWSYDSPESLEETVYPEENKFDDFDEQKLPLYMTFWGTPGKECWKIEDSYLKLKCIHQRLDDDLEQMGMEGTLSDDKYAAFVGRRQCKMDTTITTRMTFVPEGQESAGIAIVQAMNHQLHVERACENGKQVVRVKLITADYQQPPYFPEFTSTTNREDICTVEYDKDTIVLQIEMHNEDFTIRYGESEENLKELCKADGSLINPEKVGCMCGTVLGMYATGNEEDSENTAAFDWFRCE from the coding sequence ATGAGTTACAAATTAAATAATCCAATTATTCCAGGATACTATCCGGATCCTTCTATCATTCGTGTGGAGGATGATTTCTATCTGGCTTGTTCCAGTTTTGAGATGTTTCCAGGAATTCCGATTTTTCATAGCAAAGATCTTGCACACTGGGAGCAGATTGGAAATGCGCTGACGGAAGAAAATGGATTCCATATGGAAAAAAATTGTGGAGTCGGAGGTCTGATGGCGCCTACAATCCGTTATAATAATGGAACGTATTATATTATTAATGCTAATTTCGCTGACAAAGGAAATTATATTTGTACAGCAAAAGACCCGGCAGGTCCGTGGTCAGAACCACATTGGATGGATGACGTCCCGGGAATTGATGCATCTATTTTCTTTGACAATGACGGTAGTTGCTATGTTATGGGAACAGGAGATGTCTGGGATAACGGAACCGGTGTGAAAGAAAGAGGAATCTGGCTTGCACCATATGATATTGAGAATTTCCGCGTGACAGGCGAGCCTTATACGATTTATAACAGTGCTATGAGAGGCGGGGCATCTCCGGAAGCTCCACATCTGTATCATATCGGAGATTACTATTATTTGATCATTGCAGAAGGTGGTACAGAACATTATCATGCGGTAATGGTGGCAAGATCAAAAGAACTCTTCAGCTTTTTTGAAGGAAATCCGGCAAACCCGGTTATGACACATAGACATATGGGATTCAAAAGCCCGATCATTAATGTCGGACATGCTGATCTCGTAGAGTTAAAAGATGGAAGCTGGTATGCTGTGATGCTGGGTTCTCGTTTAATCGATGAAAAATATAAAAACCTGGGACGAGAAACATTTATTTGCCCGGTTATATGGGAGAGGGACTGGCCAGTATTCAGTCCGGAGACAGGAAAGATCGAATGGAGTTATGATAGTCCGGAATCTTTGGAAGAAACAGTTTATCCAGAAGAAAATAAGTTTGACGATTTTGATGAACAGAAATTGCCACTTTATATGACATTTTGGGGAACACCTGGTAAGGAGTGCTGGAAAATTGAAGATTCTTATCTGAAATTAAAATGTATTCATCAGAGACTGGACGATGATCTAGAACAGATGGGCATGGAAGGCACTTTATCGGATGATAAATATGCTGCTTTTGTAGGACGACGTCAGTGCAAAATGGATACTACAATTACAACACGTATGACATTTGTTCCAGAAGGACAGGAGAGTGCGGGAATTGCGATTGTACAGGCAATGAACCATCAACTCCATGTAGAACGTGCCTGTGAAAACGGAAAACAGGTTGTACGTGTAAAACTGATCACAGCAGATTATCAACAGCCACCATATTTCCCAGAATTTACAAGCACGACAAATCGTGAAGATATTTGTACAGTGGAGTATGATAAAGATACAATTGTTTTACAGATCGAAATGCATAATGAAGATTTCACGATTCGATATGGAGAGTCGGAAGAAAATCTGAAAGAATTGTGCAAGGCTGACGGATCTTTGATCAATCCAGAAAAGGTTGGGTGCATGTGCGGAACAGTGCTTGGAATGTATGCGACGGGAAATGAAGAGGATTCAGAAAATACGGCAGCGTTTGATTGGTTCCGCTGTGAATAG